The following proteins are encoded in a genomic region of Roseinatronobacter sp. S2:
- a CDS encoding inositol monophosphatase family protein — translation MQGSANLNLMIKAARKAGRALVKDFREVENLQVSSKAAGDFVTRANVAAERIIREDLMDARPNYGWLAEETDPLEGKDPTRRWIVDPLDGTANFLHGLPHWSVSIALEFKSEIIAAVVFDPAKDELFVAEKGAGTFMNDKRLRVSNRNSMLDCIFATGIPQAGKRTLPATLHDLAQMMPACAGVRQWGSTALDMAYVAAGRFDGYWERELQPWEYSAGLLLVREAGGFTAPIRDGADIAERGELIAANSGVFDGLTRVLRKRPE, via the coding sequence ATGCAAGGCAGTGCCAACCTTAACCTGATGATCAAAGCCGCGCGCAAGGCGGGCCGCGCCTTGGTCAAGGATTTCCGCGAAGTGGAAAACCTTCAGGTGTCGTCCAAGGCCGCAGGTGATTTCGTGACCCGTGCGAATGTCGCCGCCGAACGCATCATCCGCGAAGACCTGATGGACGCGCGCCCCAATTACGGCTGGCTGGCCGAGGAAACAGACCCGCTTGAGGGCAAGGACCCGACACGCCGCTGGATCGTGGACCCGCTGGACGGGACCGCGAATTTCCTGCATGGCCTGCCGCATTGGTCCGTGTCGATCGCGCTGGAATTCAAGTCTGAAATAATTGCAGCCGTGGTGTTTGACCCCGCCAAGGACGAATTGTTCGTCGCTGAAAAAGGCGCTGGCACCTTTATGAATGACAAGCGCCTGCGCGTGTCAAACCGCAACAGCATGCTGGATTGCATATTTGCAACCGGCATCCCCCAGGCGGGAAAACGCACGCTGCCCGCCACCTTGCACGATCTGGCGCAAATGATGCCTGCATGCGCGGGTGTGCGGCAATGGGGGTCGACGGCGCTGGATATGGCCTATGTGGCGGCAGGGCGTTTTGACGGATATTGGGAACGCGAATTGCAGCCTTGGGAATATAGCGCAGGGCTGCTGCTGGTGCGCGAAGCAGGCGGGTTCACCGCCCCCATTCGCGACGGCGCCGATATTGCCGAACGTGGCGAGTTGATCGCGGCCAAT
- a CDS encoding triphosphoribosyl-dephospho-CoA synthase encodes MSNVTFRFQVPKHEISLDTFVASAEATKATIRAISQEFFDDSTLLELYVLSPEAGCLRQILRVGINTAKGIGFSYAIIWAALQALETDIAKEVTKELTGKYPKEIAAQTVRAWSNALEAAKVQEISDEELEVVCQELSERVSRLTSEILSAPREKIEQLSLSNEARYNLADAQAKLFNACIHEESLESIEIETSNTPPIPRNQFPQRAISPKRREDDEIQDWEVILGEIIITSPNLEESDQKSRKWKGKLPSGKIINFIISDENFWAQVDSGSFRFGKGDKINAQISISEKYFNKKRVIKVIKVLSFNEENLGEPLDKNALLTILGRINILKKEPNLLDLLEDD; translated from the coding sequence TTGTCAAACGTTACTTTTCGCTTTCAAGTACCAAAACATGAAATAAGTCTTGACACTTTTGTTGCCTCTGCGGAGGCTACAAAAGCAACAATCCGAGCTATCAGTCAAGAATTCTTCGACGATTCTACTCTACTCGAATTATATGTTTTATCACCGGAAGCCGGGTGTTTAAGGCAGATCCTTCGCGTTGGCATCAATACGGCGAAGGGTATTGGTTTCAGTTACGCGATTATTTGGGCAGCATTGCAAGCGCTAGAAACAGATATTGCAAAGGAAGTTACTAAAGAGTTAACTGGGAAATATCCAAAGGAGATTGCGGCTCAAACCGTGAGAGCATGGAGTAATGCACTCGAGGCAGCTAAAGTGCAAGAAATTTCAGATGAAGAACTGGAAGTCGTTTGCCAAGAACTGTCAGAACGCGTTTCGCGCCTCACTTCAGAAATTTTATCGGCACCGCGTGAAAAAATAGAACAGCTTTCTCTTTCAAACGAAGCTAGATATAATCTTGCTGATGCTCAGGCTAAACTTTTTAATGCTTGCATTCATGAAGAAAGCTTAGAGAGCATTGAGATCGAAACCTCTAACACCCCACCAATTCCAAGAAATCAATTTCCGCAGAGGGCAATCTCTCCCAAGAGACGGGAAGATGATGAGATTCAAGACTGGGAAGTGATTTTAGGAGAAATTATAATTACATCACCCAACCTTGAAGAATCTGATCAGAAAAGCAGGAAATGGAAAGGAAAACTTCCATCTGGAAAGATTATAAATTTTATTATTTCAGATGAAAATTTTTGGGCACAGGTTGACAGCGGCAGTTTTCGGTTCGGAAAAGGAGATAAAATTAATGCACAAATCTCTATCTCAGAAAAATATTTTAATAAAAAAAGAGTGATAAAAGTTATAAAAGTTCTATCATTTAACGAGGAAAATCTAGGAGAGCCTCTAGATAAGAATGCACTTCTAACAATTCTTGGTAGAATTAACATCCTTAAGAAAGAGCCTAATCTTCTTGATCTCTTAGAAGATGACTGA